From Streptomyces sp. NBC_01754, a single genomic window includes:
- a CDS encoding inositol monophosphatase family protein → MTDPFLTELLDLALEAARRAGALLRDGRPADLGVAATKSSPIDVVTEMDIGAEKLITGFLSDRRPTDGFLGEEGASAEGTSGVRWVIDPLDGTVNYLYGLPTWAVSIAAERDGERVVGVVEAPMRRETFHAVLGSGAHLNGEVLRCRPTAPLDQALVSTGFNYVTEVRTHQAEVARRLIPRLRDIRRGGSAAVDLCDVAAGRLDGYFERGLHPWDLAAGDLIAREAGALTGGRPGLPPDGDLTVAATPGVFGPLQTLLDELGAWHD, encoded by the coding sequence GTGACCGACCCCTTCCTGACCGAACTGCTCGACCTCGCCCTGGAGGCGGCCCGCCGCGCCGGAGCCCTGCTGCGCGACGGCCGCCCCGCCGACCTGGGTGTGGCGGCGACGAAGTCCAGCCCCATCGACGTCGTCACCGAGATGGACATCGGCGCCGAGAAGCTGATCACCGGCTTCCTCTCCGACCGGCGTCCCACCGACGGCTTCCTCGGCGAGGAGGGCGCGAGCGCCGAGGGCACCAGTGGCGTCCGCTGGGTCATCGACCCGCTCGACGGCACGGTGAACTACCTCTACGGTCTGCCGACCTGGGCCGTCTCCATCGCCGCCGAACGCGACGGGGAGCGCGTCGTGGGCGTGGTGGAGGCTCCGATGCGCCGCGAGACCTTCCACGCGGTCCTCGGGTCCGGTGCCCACCTGAACGGCGAGGTCCTGCGGTGCCGTCCCACCGCGCCACTGGACCAGGCACTCGTCTCGACCGGCTTCAACTACGTCACCGAGGTACGCACCCACCAGGCGGAGGTGGCGCGGCGGCTGATCCCGCGGCTGCGCGACATCCGGCGCGGCGGATCGGCCGCCGTCGACCTCTGCGACGTGGCCGCGGGCCGGCTCGACGGCTACTTCGAGCGCGGACTGCACCCCTGGGACCTGGCGGCCGGTGACCTGATCGCCCGGGAGGCCGGCGCGCTCACCGGCGGCCGCCCCGGGCTGCCCCCGGACGGGGACCTGACCGTCGCCGCGACCCCCGGGGTCTTCGGACCGCTCCAGACCCTGCTGGACGAGCTGGGAGCCTGGCACGACTGA
- a CDS encoding response regulator transcription factor: MRVLVVEDEQLLADAVATGLRREAMAVDVVYDGAAALERVGVNDYDVVVLDRDLPLVHGDDVCRRIVELGTPTRVLMLTASADVSDRVEGLELGADDYLPKPFAFSELTARVRALGRRTTVALPPVLERAGIRLDPNRREVFRGEQEIQLAPKEFAVLEVLMRSEGAVVSAEQLLEKAWDENTDPFTNVVRVTVMTLRRKLGEPPVIVTVPGSGYRI, encoded by the coding sequence GTGCGCGTACTCGTCGTCGAGGACGAGCAGCTGCTCGCCGATGCGGTGGCCACCGGCCTGCGCCGGGAGGCCATGGCCGTGGACGTCGTCTACGACGGAGCGGCGGCCCTGGAGCGGGTGGGCGTCAACGACTACGACGTCGTCGTCCTGGACCGGGACCTTCCGCTGGTGCACGGCGACGACGTCTGCCGGCGGATCGTCGAGCTGGGCACGCCCACCCGGGTGCTCATGCTCACGGCGTCCGCCGACGTCAGCGACCGTGTGGAGGGCCTGGAGCTCGGCGCGGACGACTACCTCCCCAAGCCCTTCGCCTTCAGCGAGCTCACCGCGCGGGTGCGGGCCCTGGGCCGGCGGACCACGGTCGCGCTGCCGCCCGTCCTGGAACGCGCCGGGATCAGGCTCGACCCGAACCGCCGCGAGGTCTTCCGGGGCGAACAGGAGATCCAGCTCGCCCCCAAGGAGTTCGCGGTCCTGGAGGTCCTGATGCGCAGCGAGGGCGCGGTCGTCTCGGCCGAGCAGCTGCTGGAGAAGGCCTGGGACGAGAACACCGACCCCTTCACCAACGTGGTGCGGGTGACGGTCATGACCCTGCGCCGCAAGCTCGGTGAGCCGCCGGTCATCGTCACCGTGCCCGGCTCCGGATACCGGATCTGA
- a CDS encoding sensor histidine kinase: protein MAASPAPVKAPPKPTWEPKPQDSPYPWLRPTIRIRLTLLYGGMFLIAGILLLSIIYMLAAQALNDAGGLSFEVRGTNVQIASDVCPQLGSALNNTQLNEAIKDCTAAQRQHALDSLLNRSLLALVGLSVIAFAFGYAMAGRVLAPLGRITRTARRVVGTDLSRRIELDGPDDELKELADTFDEMLDRLERAFTAQQRFVGNASHELRTPLAINRTLLEVHLSDPEAPPELQQLGRTLLATNERSEQLVEGLLLLARSENQIVERKPVDLAEVADRAIDQARSEAAAKGVEIRGARATAVVQGNGVLLERIALNLVQNAVRYNVAEGGWVEVTTEPQPGQALLTVSNTGPVVPAYEIDNLFEPFRRLRTERTGSDKGVGLGLSIARSVARAHGGRILAEPREGGGLVMRVTLPV from the coding sequence GTGGCAGCCTCTCCCGCGCCTGTGAAGGCGCCTCCGAAGCCGACCTGGGAGCCCAAGCCGCAGGACTCCCCCTACCCGTGGCTCCGCCCGACCATCCGGATACGGCTCACGCTGCTGTACGGCGGAATGTTCCTGATCGCGGGCATCCTGCTGCTCTCGATCATCTACATGCTGGCCGCGCAGGCACTGAACGACGCCGGCGGTCTGTCCTTCGAGGTCCGCGGCACGAACGTCCAGATCGCCAGCGACGTCTGTCCGCAGCTCGGCTCCGCCCTGAACAACACCCAGCTCAACGAGGCGATCAAGGACTGCACCGCCGCCCAGCGGCAGCACGCCCTGGACAGCCTGCTGAACCGCTCGCTGCTCGCCCTGGTCGGTCTCAGCGTCATCGCCTTCGCCTTCGGCTACGCCATGGCGGGCCGTGTCCTCGCCCCGCTCGGCCGGATCACCCGCACCGCCCGCCGGGTGGTGGGCACCGACCTGAGCCGCCGGATCGAGCTGGACGGCCCCGACGACGAGCTGAAGGAGCTCGCGGACACCTTCGACGAGATGCTGGACCGCCTGGAGCGGGCCTTCACGGCCCAGCAGCGGTTCGTGGGCAACGCCTCCCACGAGCTGCGCACCCCGTTGGCGATCAACCGCACCCTGCTGGAGGTCCACCTCTCCGACCCGGAGGCGCCGCCGGAGCTCCAACAGCTGGGCCGGACCCTGCTGGCCACCAACGAGCGCAGTGAGCAGCTGGTCGAAGGCCTGCTGCTGCTGGCCCGCAGCGAGAACCAGATCGTCGAGCGCAAACCGGTCGACCTCGCCGAGGTCGCCGACCGGGCCATCGACCAGGCCCGGTCGGAAGCGGCGGCCAAGGGCGTGGAGATCCGCGGCGCGCGGGCCACCGCGGTCGTCCAGGGCAACGGCGTCCTGCTGGAGCGGATCGCGCTGAACCTCGTACAGAACGCCGTGCGCTACAACGTGGCCGAGGGCGGCTGGGTGGAGGTCACCACCGAGCCGCAGCCCGGACAGGCCCTGCTGACGGTCTCGAACACGGGCCCCGTGGTGCCCGCCTACGAGATCGACAACCTCTTCGAGCCGTTCCGGCGGCTGCGGACGGAACGTACGGGCAGCGACAAGGGGGTCGGGCTCGGCCTGTCGATCGCCAGGTCCGTCGCGCGGGCGCACGGAGGCCGTATCCTCGCGGAGCCCCGCGAGGGCGGTGGTCTCGTGATGCGTGTCACGCTCCCGGTCTGA
- a CDS encoding DUF4193 domain-containing protein, with amino-acid sequence MATDYDTPRKTDDDVDQDSLEELKARRSDKTASAVDVDEFDAAEGLELPGADLSNEELAVRVLPKQADEFTCMSCFLVHHRSQLAREKNGQPICRDCD; translated from the coding sequence ATGGCAACGGATTACGACACCCCAAGGAAGACCGACGACGACGTCGATCAGGACAGCCTTGAGGAACTCAAGGCCCGTCGGAGCGACAAGACGGCGTCCGCCGTCGACGTCGACGAATTCGACGCGGCGGAAGGACTGGAGCTGCCCGGCGCGGACCTGTCCAACGAAGAACTGGCCGTGCGGGTGCTGCCCAAGCAGGCGGACGAGTTCACCTGCATGAGCTGCTTCCTCGTGCACCACCGCAGCCAGCTGGCACGCGAGAAGAACGGCCAGCCCATCTGCCGCGACTGCGACTGA
- a CDS encoding DUF3093 domain-containing protein, with translation MQPSASPFDERLTAPRSWWFIAFLIGIACALMLLPLGTLPMLGGLAGGSVLSAMAVSGYGSVRIRVVAGTLVAGDARIPLSALGDAEVLEAEEARAWRTYKADTRAFMLLRSYVPTAVRIEVTDPADPTPYLYLSTREPQALVAALAAVPA, from the coding sequence ATGCAGCCTTCCGCATCGCCTTTCGACGAACGTCTCACCGCGCCCCGCTCGTGGTGGTTCATCGCCTTCCTGATCGGCATCGCCTGCGCCCTGATGCTTCTGCCGCTGGGAACCCTGCCCATGCTCGGCGGGCTGGCCGGCGGGTCGGTGCTGTCGGCGATGGCCGTCAGCGGTTACGGCTCCGTGCGGATCCGGGTCGTGGCGGGCACCCTCGTCGCGGGGGACGCCCGGATCCCGCTCTCGGCGCTCGGCGACGCCGAGGTGCTGGAGGCGGAGGAGGCACGGGCCTGGCGGACGTACAAGGCGGACACCCGCGCGTTCATGCTGCTGCGGAGCTACGTCCCGACGGCGGTGCGGATCGAGGTCACGGATCCGGCCGACCCGACGCCGTATCTCTATCTGTCGACCCGGGAGCCGCAGGCCCTGGTGGCGGCGCTCGCGGCCGTACCCGCCTGA
- a CDS encoding PaaI family thioesterase — protein MSGTSEGLTPPADAVKPVRHPDAPRPGDPLGSHYEHCFGCGGAQPHGLHLEARAGEGVSVTAEFTVTAAHQGAPGLAHGGVLATALDETLGALSWLLRGIAVTGRLETDYLRPVPVDTVLFLDAEVTAVHKRKIYCRATGRTGGPNGPVAVRARGLFIEVEMGHFTENGRPEDIDAAMSDPDAVRRARAFEVNP, from the coding sequence GTGAGTGGAACATCTGAAGGTCTGACACCGCCCGCCGACGCGGTGAAACCGGTCCGGCACCCCGACGCTCCGCGGCCCGGCGACCCCCTCGGCTCGCATTACGAACACTGTTTCGGCTGTGGGGGTGCGCAGCCGCACGGGCTGCACCTCGAGGCGCGCGCCGGGGAGGGCGTGAGTGTCACCGCCGAGTTCACCGTGACCGCCGCCCACCAGGGCGCTCCCGGTCTCGCGCACGGCGGTGTCCTGGCCACGGCGCTCGACGAGACCCTCGGTGCGCTGAGCTGGCTGCTACGGGGCATCGCGGTCACCGGGCGGCTGGAGACCGACTACCTCCGGCCGGTGCCGGTGGACACGGTGCTCTTCCTGGACGCCGAGGTCACGGCCGTGCACAAGCGGAAGATCTACTGCCGGGCGACCGGCCGGACCGGTGGCCCGAACGGCCCCGTCGCGGTCCGGGCGCGGGGCCTGTTCATCGAGGTCGAGATGGGCCACTTCACCGAGAACGGCCGGCCCGAGGACATCGACGCCGCCATGTCCGACCCGGACGCCGTCCGCCGTGCCCGCGCATTCGAGGTGAACCCGTGA
- the dut gene encoding dUTP diphosphatase — translation MTRPPVDVLIRRVDPDVPLPAYGHPGDAGADLVTTEAAELAPGERTVLPTGVSIALPDGYAAFVHPRSGLAARCGLALVNAPGTVDAGYRGEIKVIVVNLDPRETVRFERFDRIAQLVVQQVEKVRFHEVAELPGSARAEGGFGSTGGHAAVGGVRGGNTQGGNSYASVVSDREGQ, via the coding sequence GTGACGCGTCCGCCCGTCGACGTACTCATCCGCCGGGTCGACCCGGACGTGCCGCTTCCGGCCTACGGGCACCCCGGCGACGCCGGTGCCGACCTGGTCACCACCGAGGCCGCCGAGCTCGCCCCGGGCGAGCGGACCGTACTGCCCACCGGGGTGTCGATCGCGCTCCCCGACGGCTACGCGGCCTTCGTGCACCCCCGTTCCGGCCTCGCGGCCCGCTGCGGACTGGCCCTGGTGAATGCTCCCGGGACGGTTGACGCCGGGTACCGTGGGGAGATCAAGGTGATCGTGGTCAACCTCGATCCGCGCGAGACCGTGCGGTTCGAGCGGTTCGACCGGATTGCCCAACTGGTCGTCCAGCAGGTCGAGAAGGTCCGCTTCCACGAGGTGGCGGAACTCCCCGGTTCGGCGCGGGCCGAGGGAGGCTTCGGGTCCACCGGCGGTCATGCCGCCGTGGGCGGCGTCAGGGGCGGTAACACCCAGGGTGGGAACAGCTACGCTTCGGTCGTATCCGACCGGGAAGGACAGTGA
- a CDS encoding DUF3710 domain-containing protein, with amino-acid sequence MFGRRKNSGAAKESADEGREAEQVVDELDDSDAAAEGRRTNLPPAPRPDGPWDLSEVSGPGEGRVDLGGIFVPGVEGMELRVEVAGDAIVAATVVLRDSAIQLQAFAAPKKEGIWGEVREEIASGITQQGGIIDEVEGPLGWELRAQVPVQLPDGTNGVQLVRFVGVDGPRWFLRGVISGQGAVQPAAAGLLETVFRDTVVVRGDGPMAPRDPIVLKLPDDAQMVPEGVQQEEQAGSKFSGGMGQLQRGPEITEVR; translated from the coding sequence GTGTTCGGACGTCGCAAGAACAGTGGTGCCGCCAAGGAATCGGCGGACGAGGGGCGCGAGGCCGAGCAGGTCGTCGACGAGCTCGACGACTCCGACGCGGCCGCGGAGGGCCGCCGGACGAACCTTCCGCCGGCTCCCCGCCCGGACGGGCCGTGGGACCTCTCCGAGGTCTCCGGGCCCGGCGAGGGCCGAGTGGACCTGGGCGGTATCTTCGTGCCCGGTGTCGAGGGCATGGAGCTGCGGGTGGAGGTCGCCGGCGACGCGATCGTCGCGGCCACCGTCGTGCTGCGGGACAGCGCGATCCAGCTCCAGGCCTTCGCCGCCCCCAAGAAGGAGGGCATCTGGGGCGAGGTGCGCGAGGAGATCGCCTCGGGCATCACCCAGCAGGGCGGGATCATCGACGAGGTCGAGGGTCCGCTGGGCTGGGAGCTGCGCGCCCAGGTCCCCGTACAGCTCCCGGACGGGACGAACGGCGTCCAGCTGGTCCGCTTCGTCGGCGTCGACGGCCCGCGCTGGTTCCTGCGCGGCGTGATCTCCGGCCAGGGCGCCGTGCAGCCGGCGGCCGCCGGACTGCTGGAGACGGTCTTCCGGGACACCGTGGTCGTCCGTGGCGACGGCCCGATGGCCCCCCGTGACCCGATCGTCCTCAAGCTTCCCGACGACGCCCAGATGGTGCCCGAGGGTGTGCAGCAGGAGGAGCAGGCCGGATCGAAGTTCTCCGGCGGCATGGGCCAGCTCCAGCGCGGCCCGGAGATCACCGAGGTGCGCTGA
- a CDS encoding sensor histidine kinase KdpD: protein MARGKLRIYLGAAPGVGKTYAMLSEAHRRVERGTDCVVAFVEHHDRPRTEVLLHGLEQIRRRDIEHRSTVFSEMDVDAVLERAPAVALVDELAHTNVPGSRNTKRWQDVEELLRAGIDVISTVNIQHLESLGDVVESITGVRQQETIPDEVGRRADQIELVDMSPQALRRRMAHGNVYQPDQVDAALSNYFRPGNLTALRELALLWVADRADEYLQQYRGEHGIRTPWQARERIVVALTGGPEGRTLIRRASRMAAKGSGSEIMAVYIARSDGLTSASPKELAGQRTLVEDLGGTFHHVIGDDIPSALLAFARGVDATQIVLGSSRRKTWQYVYGPGVGATVARESGPDLDVHIVTHEAVAKGRGLPIARGARLGRTRILWGWAVGVGAPASLAVLLRGMENGPGLANDVLLFLFMTVTAALLGGLAPALASAAVGSLLLNYWFTPPTHTLTVQDPENFVAIVIFFAVAVAVASVVDLAARRTHQAARLRAESEILSALAGSVLRGETALGALLERVRETFAMESVALLERQSEVEPWTRAGSVGPAPVDRPDDADVDMPVGDHMALALSGRMLPAEDRRVLGAFAAQAAVVLDRQRLVDEAEAARRLAEGNRIRTALLAAVSHDLRTPLAAIKAAVSSLRSDDVAWSEEDEAEFLAAIEDGADRLDHLVGNLLDMSRLQTGTVTPLIREIDLDEVVPMALGGVPEGSVELDIPETLPMVAVDPGLLERAVANIVENAVKYSPGRARVTVAASALGERVELRVADRGRGVPDEAKDRIFEPFQRYGDAPRGAGVGLGLAVARGFAESMGGTLDAEDTPGGGLTMVLTLKAVPGRPRAGPGTPAPAAP, encoded by the coding sequence ATGGCACGCGGCAAGCTTCGGATCTACCTGGGGGCGGCACCCGGCGTCGGCAAGACGTACGCGATGCTGTCCGAGGCCCACCGCCGGGTGGAGCGGGGAACGGACTGCGTCGTCGCCTTCGTCGAGCACCACGACCGCCCCCGCACCGAGGTGCTGCTGCACGGACTGGAGCAGATACGCCGCCGCGACATCGAGCACCGCTCCACCGTCTTCTCGGAGATGGACGTCGACGCGGTCCTGGAACGCGCCCCCGCGGTCGCCCTCGTCGACGAGCTCGCCCACACCAACGTGCCCGGCTCCCGCAACACCAAGCGCTGGCAGGACGTCGAGGAACTCCTGCGGGCCGGTATCGACGTCATCTCCACCGTCAACATCCAGCACCTGGAGTCCCTCGGGGACGTCGTCGAGTCCATAACCGGCGTACGGCAGCAGGAGACGATCCCCGACGAGGTCGGCCGCCGGGCCGACCAGATCGAGCTGGTCGACATGTCGCCCCAGGCGTTGCGCCGGCGCATGGCCCACGGCAACGTCTACCAGCCGGACCAGGTCGACGCCGCCCTGTCCAACTACTTCCGCCCCGGCAACCTCACCGCCCTGCGCGAGCTGGCCCTCCTCTGGGTCGCCGACCGGGCCGACGAATACCTCCAGCAGTACCGCGGCGAGCACGGCATCAGAACCCCCTGGCAGGCCCGTGAACGCATCGTCGTCGCGCTGACCGGCGGCCCCGAGGGCCGGACGCTCATCCGCCGCGCGTCCCGGATGGCCGCCAAGGGCTCCGGCAGCGAGATCATGGCCGTCTACATCGCCCGCAGCGACGGACTGACCTCCGCCTCACCCAAGGAACTCGCGGGCCAGCGCACCCTCGTCGAAGACCTCGGCGGCACCTTCCACCACGTCATCGGCGACGACATCCCCTCCGCGCTCCTCGCCTTCGCCCGGGGGGTGGACGCCACCCAGATCGTGCTCGGCTCCAGCCGCCGCAAGACCTGGCAGTACGTCTACGGGCCCGGCGTCGGCGCCACCGTGGCGCGTGAGTCGGGACCCGACCTCGACGTCCACATCGTCACGCACGAAGCGGTGGCCAAGGGCCGCGGACTGCCCATCGCCCGTGGCGCGCGGCTCGGCCGCACCCGGATCCTGTGGGGATGGGCGGTCGGCGTCGGAGCCCCGGCCTCGCTGGCGGTGCTCCTGCGCGGCATGGAGAACGGCCCGGGCCTCGCCAACGACGTACTGCTCTTCCTCTTCATGACCGTCACGGCGGCGCTGCTCGGCGGACTGGCACCCGCGCTGGCCTCCGCCGCCGTCGGCTCGCTGCTCCTGAACTACTGGTTCACCCCGCCCACCCACACCCTGACCGTGCAGGACCCGGAGAACTTCGTCGCCATCGTGATCTTCTTCGCGGTGGCGGTGGCGGTCGCCTCGGTGGTGGACCTGGCGGCCCGCCGTACCCACCAGGCGGCCCGGCTGCGGGCCGAGTCGGAGATCCTCTCCGCCCTGGCCGGCAGCGTGCTGCGCGGGGAGACGGCCCTGGGCGCCCTGCTGGAGCGGGTACGCGAGACCTTCGCCATGGAATCCGTCGCCCTGCTGGAACGGCAGAGCGAGGTCGAGCCCTGGACCCGCGCCGGATCCGTGGGGCCCGCGCCGGTGGACCGGCCCGACGACGCGGACGTGGACATGCCGGTCGGCGACCATATGGCGCTGGCGCTCTCCGGCCGGATGCTGCCCGCCGAGGACCGCCGGGTGCTCGGCGCGTTCGCCGCGCAGGCCGCCGTCGTACTCGACCGCCAGCGGCTGGTGGACGAGGCCGAGGCGGCCCGGCGCCTCGCCGAGGGGAACCGCATCCGGACCGCGCTGCTCGCCGCCGTCAGCCACGACCTGCGCACACCGCTCGCCGCCATCAAGGCCGCGGTCAGCTCCCTGCGCTCCGACGACGTGGCCTGGTCCGAGGAGGACGAGGCGGAGTTCCTTGCCGCCATCGAGGACGGTGCCGACCGGCTGGACCACCTCGTCGGCAATCTACTCGACATGTCCCGGCTCCAGACCGGCACCGTCACCCCGCTGATCAGGGAGATCGATCTCGACGAGGTCGTGCCCATGGCGCTCGGCGGCGTACCGGAGGGCAGCGTCGAGCTGGACATCCCGGAGACGCTGCCCATGGTCGCCGTCGACCCCGGACTGCTGGAGCGGGCCGTCGCCAACATCGTCGAGAACGCCGTCAAGTACAGTCCCGGCCGGGCACGCGTCACCGTCGCCGCCAGCGCCCTGGGCGAACGGGTCGAACTGCGGGTCGCCGACCGTGGCCGGGGCGTTCCCGACGAGGCCAAGGACCGCATCTTCGAACCGTTCCAGCGGTACGGCGACGCACCGCGCGGTGCGGGAGTGGGCCTCGGGCTCGCCGTCGCCCGCGGGTTCGCCGAGTCCATGGGCGGCACCCTGGACGCCGAGGACACCCCGGGGGGCGGGCTCACCATGGTCCTCACACTCAAGGCGGTGCCCGGCCGGCCCCGAGCCGGTCCCGGGACACCGGCACCGGCCGCCCCGTGA
- a CDS encoding response regulator has translation MTRVLVVEDEPQIVRALVINLKARGYEVDAAPDGATALQLAASRHPDVVVLDLGLPDMDGVEVIRGLRAWTRVPVLVLSARHTSDEKVGALDAGADDYVTKPFGMDELLARLRAAVRRAEPVGQDGTDDLVVVETEGFTVDLAAKKVNRRGRDVRLTPTEWHLLEVLVRNGGRLVSQKQLLQEVWGPSYGTETNYLRVYMAQLRRKLEADPSHPRHFVTEPGMGYRFERG, from the coding sequence ATGACCCGGGTGCTGGTGGTCGAAGACGAACCGCAGATCGTACGCGCCCTCGTGATCAACCTGAAGGCGCGCGGATACGAGGTGGACGCGGCGCCCGACGGGGCGACCGCCCTGCAGCTCGCCGCCTCCCGTCACCCGGACGTCGTCGTCCTGGACCTGGGGCTGCCGGACATGGACGGTGTCGAGGTGATCAGAGGACTGCGCGCCTGGACCCGCGTCCCGGTCCTCGTGCTGTCCGCCCGACACACCTCCGACGAGAAGGTCGGAGCCCTGGACGCCGGGGCCGACGACTACGTCACCAAGCCGTTCGGGATGGACGAACTGCTGGCGAGGCTGCGCGCCGCGGTACGCCGGGCCGAACCGGTCGGCCAGGACGGCACCGACGACCTGGTGGTGGTGGAGACCGAGGGGTTCACCGTGGACCTGGCCGCGAAGAAGGTGAACCGGCGGGGCCGCGACGTGCGGCTGACCCCCACCGAGTGGCACCTGCTGGAGGTGCTCGTCCGCAACGGCGGCCGGCTCGTCAGCCAGAAACAGCTGCTCCAGGAGGTCTGGGGGCCTTCGTACGGCACCGAGACCAACTACCTGCGGGTCTACATGGCCCAGCTCCGCCGCAAGCTGGAGGCCGATCCCTCGCACCCCCGGCACTTCGTGACCGAGCCGGGCATGGGATACCGGTTCGAGCGGGGGTGA
- a CDS encoding OB-fold nucleic acid binding domain-containing protein → MRAVPRSERSGRAERPSGRFRRMLDRLSSSQEDLESEELREDTQASGCTRIAECTDRQIVKVTGTLRTVTLRPRAGVPALEAELFDGTAPLDVVWLGRRSIVGIEPGRKLIASGRIAMSHGRRVLFNPTYELRPLGKE, encoded by the coding sequence ATGAGAGCTGTTCCCCGATCCGAGAGGTCAGGCAGGGCGGAGAGGCCGTCCGGCCGCTTCCGCCGCATGCTCGACCGGCTCTCCAGCTCCCAGGAGGACCTGGAGTCCGAGGAGCTGCGGGAGGACACGCAGGCCTCCGGGTGCACGCGTATCGCCGAATGCACGGACCGCCAGATCGTCAAGGTGACTGGTACCTTGCGGACGGTCACCCTGCGCCCGCGTGCCGGAGTGCCCGCCCTGGAGGCGGAGCTCTTCGACGGCACCGCGCCGCTCGACGTGGTCTGGCTGGGACGGCGTTCCATCGTCGGCATCGAGCCGGGCCGCAAGCTCATAGCCTCGGGCCGTATCGCCATGAGCCACGGGCGCCGGGTGCTGTTCAACCCCACATACGAACTCCGACCGCTCGGCAAGGAGTAG
- a CDS encoding DUF3159 domain-containing protein codes for MTSLDKPTSDTDQPHLTDQQTAEAKAVTEAALFEAFGGVRGMVETVLPGLLFVTMYTINPNLHVSAIAALAMSLLLVAVRLVRRDTVKHAFSGVFGVAFGVVFATMTGNAKAFYLPGMLYTLGLALAYLITTLAGMPLIGLILGPVFKENLSWRTRNPGRKKAYAKASYAWGLILLAKCAILFPLYLWADTTQLGWVLVSLKIPPFLLAVYLTWVFLAKAPPPIDVFAEMEAEEEAEKARKAAATGTPAPEPRGHEG; via the coding sequence GTGACGTCTCTTGACAAGCCGACGTCCGACACGGACCAGCCCCACCTCACCGACCAGCAGACCGCCGAGGCGAAGGCGGTCACCGAGGCCGCGCTCTTCGAGGCCTTCGGCGGCGTGCGCGGCATGGTGGAGACAGTCCTGCCCGGGCTGCTCTTCGTCACGATGTACACGATCAACCCGAACCTGCACGTCTCGGCGATCGCCGCCCTGGCGATGTCGCTGCTCCTGGTCGCCGTACGCCTGGTCCGCCGCGACACCGTCAAGCACGCCTTCAGCGGTGTCTTCGGAGTGGCCTTCGGTGTGGTCTTCGCGACCATGACGGGGAACGCCAAGGCCTTCTACCTCCCGGGCATGCTCTACACGCTCGGCCTGGCCCTCGCCTACCTGATCACCACCCTCGCCGGGATGCCGCTGATCGGCCTCATCCTCGGACCGGTCTTCAAGGAGAACCTCTCCTGGCGCACCAGGAACCCGGGCAGGAAGAAGGCGTACGCCAAGGCAAGCTACGCCTGGGGGCTCATCCTCCTCGCGAAGTGCGCGATCCTCTTCCCGCTGTACCTGTGGGCCGACACCACCCAGCTGGGCTGGGTACTGGTCTCCCTCAAGATCCCGCCGTTCCTGCTCGCGGTGTACCTGACCTGGGTCTTCCTCGCCAAGGCGCCGCCGCCCATCGACGTCTTCGCCGAGATGGAGGCGGAGGAGGAGGCCGAGAAGGCCCGTAAGGCCGCCGCGACGGGCACCCCGGCCCCCGAGCCCCGCGGCCACGAGGGCTGA
- a CDS encoding potassium channel family protein: MRVSIAGAGAVGRSIAAELLENGHEVLLIDKAPTAISVERVPMAEWLLADACEITSLDEAALQRCNVVIAATGDDKVNLVVSLLAKTEYGVPRVVARVNNPKNEWLFNESWGVDVAVSTPRLMSALVEEAVSVGDLVRLLRFSHGDANLVELTLPPESALAGTRVGDVAWPEDTSLVTIIRGTRVLTPSPEETLEAGDELLFVAAQAREEQLEDLLSVRREPSGG; the protein is encoded by the coding sequence ATGCGCGTGTCGATTGCCGGGGCGGGCGCGGTGGGTCGTTCCATCGCGGCCGAGCTCCTGGAGAACGGCCACGAGGTGCTGCTCATCGACAAGGCGCCCACCGCCATCTCGGTGGAGCGGGTGCCGATGGCCGAGTGGCTGCTCGCGGACGCCTGCGAGATCACCTCGCTCGACGAGGCGGCGCTCCAGCGGTGCAACGTCGTGATCGCCGCGACCGGCGACGACAAGGTCAACCTGGTCGTCTCGCTGCTCGCCAAGACCGAGTACGGCGTTCCGCGGGTCGTGGCCCGGGTCAACAACCCGAAGAACGAGTGGCTGTTCAACGAGTCCTGGGGGGTCGACGTCGCGGTCTCCACACCGCGGCTGATGTCCGCCCTGGTGGAGGAGGCGGTGAGCGTCGGCGATCTGGTCCGGCTGCTGCGCTTCAGCCACGGCGACGCCAACCTGGTGGAGCTCACCCTGCCCCCGGAGTCGGCGCTGGCCGGCACCCGGGTCGGCGACGTGGCCTGGCCGGAGGACACCTCGCTGGTCACCATCATCCGCGGTACGCGCGTCCTGACGCCGAGCCCGGAGGAGACCCTGGAGGCCGGTGACGAGTTGCTGTTCGTGGCGGCCCAGGCGCGCGAGGAGCAGCTGGAGGATCTGCTGTCGGTCCGCCGGGAGCCGTCCGGCGGCTGA